A genomic segment from Phragmites australis chromosome 6, lpPhrAust1.1, whole genome shotgun sequence encodes:
- the LOC133922472 gene encoding transcription factor TGAL9-like isoform X2 — MGDRPWQQPHEQASYPHTGMIEASSSIHGSIIKDPGGYDMAEFDQALFLYINSQQDQTSDIHQEQPQTLNIFPSQPMHVVEPAPKHVSMGTNNTTSNSSAGPSTRPPPSYPSSRPTPARPLASGKNGQPAAVVKREAGSSSGAKDGTTPSTSDQQEGPRTPDAKTLRRLAQNREAARKSRLRKKAYIQNLETSRIRLSQMEQELQRSRTQEVILGGGALSGGNGGLSPEAAWFDAEHARWLEEHGMLTGHLRAALEEHAAAPAVADAQLRHLVDAAAAHHGVLAELKAAVARADAFHLVSGAWVSAAERCFLWIGGFRPSHIIKLVVRHAEPLTEQQAVGVCGVQRWAREAEAALDHELQAMHRSVSEAISSDAAALLCPYLDVPGYMATMSLAISKLASLEAFVRHADALRLQTLHRLTQILTARQSARCLLAIADYSYRLRALSELWLARPRQEPATTPAAGSSHRPSYLGRDTVVETTTKQGGDSFN; from the exons ATGGGGGATAGGCCATGGCAGCAGCCACATGAGCAGGCTTCTTATCCACACACAGGGATGATCGAAGCTTCCTCCTCCATCCATGGCAGTATCAT AAAGGACCCCGGGGGGTACGACATGGCAGAATTCGATCAAGCCCTCTTCCTCTACATCAACAGCCAGCAGGATCAAACATCAGATATTCATCAAGAACAGCCTC AAACTCTCAACATCTTCCCTTCTCAGCCAATGCACGTCGTCGAGCCTGCACCAAag CACGTATCTATGGGCACTAACAACACGACGTCGAACTCCAGCGCCGGTCCTTCTACGAGGCCGCCGCCGTCCTACCCTTCGTCGAGACCGACTCCGGCACGGCCGCTTGCCTCGGGGAAGAACGGCCAGCCGGCGGCAGTCGTCAAG AGGGAAGCTGGGAGCAGCAGTGGCGCCAAGGACGGCACGACGCCGTCGACTTCAGACCAGCAGGAGGGGCCCAGAACGCCGGACGCCAAGACGCTGAGAAGGCTCGCTCAGAACAGGGAGGCTGCAAGGAAAAGCAGGCTCAGAAAAAAG GCTTACATTCAAAACCTAGAGACGAGCAGGATCAGGCTGTCCCAGATGGAGCAGGAGTTACAAAGATCTAGAACTCAG GAAGTAATCTTGGGCGGTGGAGCTCTTTCTGGTGGCAATGGGGGACTAAGCCCAG AGGCGGCATGGTTCGACGCGGAGCACGCGCGGTGGCTGGAGGAGCACGGCATGCTGACGGGCCACCTGCGGGCGGCGTTGGAGGAGCacgcggccgcgccggcggtGGCGGACGCGCAGCTGCGGCATCTCGTAGACGCGGCCGCGGCGCACCACGGCGTGCTGGCGGAGCTCAAGGCCGCCGTGGCGAGGGCCGACGCGTTCCACCTCGTGTCCGGGGCGTGGGTATCCGCCGCCGAGCGCTGCTTCCTCTGGATCGGCGGCTTCCGGCCTTCACACATCATCAAG cTAGTGGTTCGGCACGCGGAGCCTCTGACGGAGCAGCAGGCGGTGGGCGTCTGCGGCGTGCAGCGGTGGGCGAGGGAGGCGGAGGCAGCGCTGGATCACGAGCTGCAGGCGATGCACCGCTCCGTCTCGGAGGCCATCTCCTCCGACGCCGCGGCGCTTCTCTGCCCCTACCTTGACGTTCCCGGCTACATGGCCACGATGTCCCTCGCCATCAGCAAGCTCGCCTCTCTCGAAGCCTTCGTCAGACAT GCGGACGCGCTGAGGCTGCAGACGCTGCACCGGCTGACGCAGATCCTGACGGCGCGGCAGTCGGCGCGGTGCCTCCTCGCCATCGCTGACTACTCCTACCGCCTCCGCGCGCTCAGCGAGCTCTGGCTCGCGCGGCCGCGCCAAGAGCCGGCGACCACACCGGCGGCCGGATCCAGCCATAGACCCAGCTACCTAGGCAGGGACACTGTTGTAGAGACAACAACAAAACAGGGAGGGGATAGTTTCAATTGA
- the LOC133922472 gene encoding transcription factor TGAL9-like isoform X1 — protein sequence MGDRPWQQPHEQASYPHTGMIEASSSIHGSIIRKDPGGYDMAEFDQALFLYINSQQDQTSDIHQEQPQTLNIFPSQPMHVVEPAPKHVSMGTNNTTSNSSAGPSTRPPPSYPSSRPTPARPLASGKNGQPAAVVKREAGSSSGAKDGTTPSTSDQQEGPRTPDAKTLRRLAQNREAARKSRLRKKAYIQNLETSRIRLSQMEQELQRSRTQEVILGGGALSGGNGGLSPEAAWFDAEHARWLEEHGMLTGHLRAALEEHAAAPAVADAQLRHLVDAAAAHHGVLAELKAAVARADAFHLVSGAWVSAAERCFLWIGGFRPSHIIKLVVRHAEPLTEQQAVGVCGVQRWAREAEAALDHELQAMHRSVSEAISSDAAALLCPYLDVPGYMATMSLAISKLASLEAFVRHADALRLQTLHRLTQILTARQSARCLLAIADYSYRLRALSELWLARPRQEPATTPAAGSSHRPSYLGRDTVVETTTKQGGDSFN from the exons ATGGGGGATAGGCCATGGCAGCAGCCACATGAGCAGGCTTCTTATCCACACACAGGGATGATCGAAGCTTCCTCCTCCATCCATGGCAGTATCAT CAGAAAGGACCCCGGGGGGTACGACATGGCAGAATTCGATCAAGCCCTCTTCCTCTACATCAACAGCCAGCAGGATCAAACATCAGATATTCATCAAGAACAGCCTC AAACTCTCAACATCTTCCCTTCTCAGCCAATGCACGTCGTCGAGCCTGCACCAAag CACGTATCTATGGGCACTAACAACACGACGTCGAACTCCAGCGCCGGTCCTTCTACGAGGCCGCCGCCGTCCTACCCTTCGTCGAGACCGACTCCGGCACGGCCGCTTGCCTCGGGGAAGAACGGCCAGCCGGCGGCAGTCGTCAAG AGGGAAGCTGGGAGCAGCAGTGGCGCCAAGGACGGCACGACGCCGTCGACTTCAGACCAGCAGGAGGGGCCCAGAACGCCGGACGCCAAGACGCTGAGAAGGCTCGCTCAGAACAGGGAGGCTGCAAGGAAAAGCAGGCTCAGAAAAAAG GCTTACATTCAAAACCTAGAGACGAGCAGGATCAGGCTGTCCCAGATGGAGCAGGAGTTACAAAGATCTAGAACTCAG GAAGTAATCTTGGGCGGTGGAGCTCTTTCTGGTGGCAATGGGGGACTAAGCCCAG AGGCGGCATGGTTCGACGCGGAGCACGCGCGGTGGCTGGAGGAGCACGGCATGCTGACGGGCCACCTGCGGGCGGCGTTGGAGGAGCacgcggccgcgccggcggtGGCGGACGCGCAGCTGCGGCATCTCGTAGACGCGGCCGCGGCGCACCACGGCGTGCTGGCGGAGCTCAAGGCCGCCGTGGCGAGGGCCGACGCGTTCCACCTCGTGTCCGGGGCGTGGGTATCCGCCGCCGAGCGCTGCTTCCTCTGGATCGGCGGCTTCCGGCCTTCACACATCATCAAG cTAGTGGTTCGGCACGCGGAGCCTCTGACGGAGCAGCAGGCGGTGGGCGTCTGCGGCGTGCAGCGGTGGGCGAGGGAGGCGGAGGCAGCGCTGGATCACGAGCTGCAGGCGATGCACCGCTCCGTCTCGGAGGCCATCTCCTCCGACGCCGCGGCGCTTCTCTGCCCCTACCTTGACGTTCCCGGCTACATGGCCACGATGTCCCTCGCCATCAGCAAGCTCGCCTCTCTCGAAGCCTTCGTCAGACAT GCGGACGCGCTGAGGCTGCAGACGCTGCACCGGCTGACGCAGATCCTGACGGCGCGGCAGTCGGCGCGGTGCCTCCTCGCCATCGCTGACTACTCCTACCGCCTCCGCGCGCTCAGCGAGCTCTGGCTCGCGCGGCCGCGCCAAGAGCCGGCGACCACACCGGCGGCCGGATCCAGCCATAGACCCAGCTACCTAGGCAGGGACACTGTTGTAGAGACAACAACAAAACAGGGAGGGGATAGTTTCAATTGA